From a single Streptomyces misionensis genomic region:
- a CDS encoding DUF485 domain-containing protein, which produces MQSSNDRAHEAGDGPGSSAEHANDHGTPARAARHEDPWSPAPEPGWGEPDGTEAPVSAVPPPRGQERAAAARDAREVYAEVQRSAAFQEVRGRYRRFVVPGVAVFLGWYVAYVVAATTAPGLMARPVAGVVNVGMLAGLGQFLTTFLFAWAYSRHARLRRDRAALELRWDTQELAREARGGAL; this is translated from the coding sequence ATGCAGTCAAGCAACGATCGTGCCCACGAAGCGGGGGACGGTCCCGGGAGTTCGGCCGAGCACGCGAACGACCACGGAACCCCCGCCCGCGCCGCGCGGCACGAGGACCCCTGGTCCCCCGCGCCGGAGCCGGGCTGGGGAGAGCCGGACGGCACCGAGGCGCCCGTGTCCGCCGTACCGCCCCCGCGCGGGCAGGAGCGGGCCGCGGCGGCGAGGGACGCCCGCGAGGTGTACGCCGAGGTGCAGCGCAGCGCGGCCTTCCAGGAGGTGCGCGGCAGGTACCGGCGGTTCGTGGTGCCGGGCGTCGCGGTCTTCCTCGGCTGGTACGTGGCCTACGTGGTCGCGGCGACCACCGCGCCGGGGCTGATGGCACGGCCCGTGGCGGGCGTGGTGAACGTGGGGATGCTCGCCGGGCTCGGACAGTTCCTCACCACGTTCCTGTTCGCCTGGGCCTACTCCCGGCACGCCCGGTTGCGGCGGGACCGGGCCGCGCTGGAGCTGCGCTGGGACACCCAGGAACTGGCCCGGGAGGCGCGGGGAGGCGCCTTGTGA
- a CDS encoding solute symporter family protein — translation MTGDHQTLALLLFSGFVAVTLGITTWVSRRRRGSAEEFYAGGRLFSPMENGFAIAGDYLSAASFLGVTGLIALYGYDGLLYVVGFLVAWLVVLFLVAELVRNCGRFTLADVVAARMSERPVRIAAGTSSVTVSVLYLVAQMVGAGSLVSLLLGRTSGAAQAWTVVGVGALMVVYVSLGGMRATTWIQIVKAVLLFGGTVALTVLLLLRFHGDAGRLLLTAAQRSGHGDAFLAPGLKYGGDWTARLDFISLGLALVLGTAGLPHILSRFYTVPTARAARRSAVWSIGLIGCFYLMTVLLGFGAAAVVGPGALRRSNAAGNTAVPLLALDLGGGAGSTGGTVLFAVVAAVAFATILAVVAGLTLASSASVAHDLYASLRRPRGGARGEVAVARLAAVGIGAVAIALGLLARDLNVAYLVGLAFAVAASANLPVLMYSLFWRGFTTRGAVWAVYGGLVPALGLVLLSPIMSGCPGSLFPGVDFQYFPLQNPGIVSIPLGFLAGWLGTVTSDETPDEAKYAETEVRSLTGAGAV, via the coding sequence GTGACCGGCGATCACCAGACCCTGGCGCTGCTGCTGTTCAGCGGTTTCGTGGCGGTCACCCTCGGGATCACGACATGGGTGAGCCGGCGGCGGCGCGGTTCGGCGGAGGAGTTCTACGCGGGAGGGCGACTGTTCTCCCCGATGGAGAATGGTTTTGCCATCGCGGGCGACTACCTCTCGGCCGCCTCCTTCCTCGGCGTCACCGGGCTCATCGCGCTGTACGGCTACGACGGGCTGCTGTATGTGGTGGGCTTTCTCGTGGCGTGGCTGGTCGTGCTGTTCCTGGTGGCCGAACTGGTCCGCAACTGCGGGCGGTTCACCCTGGCCGACGTGGTGGCCGCGCGGATGAGCGAGCGTCCGGTGCGGATCGCGGCCGGCACCTCCTCGGTCACGGTGTCCGTGCTGTACCTGGTGGCGCAGATGGTCGGCGCGGGCAGCCTGGTGTCGCTGCTGCTGGGGCGGACGAGCGGGGCGGCGCAGGCGTGGACGGTCGTCGGGGTCGGCGCGCTGATGGTCGTCTATGTGTCGCTGGGCGGAATGCGGGCCACCACCTGGATCCAGATCGTGAAGGCAGTGCTGCTGTTCGGCGGGACCGTGGCGCTGACCGTGCTCCTGCTGCTGCGCTTCCACGGCGACGCCGGCCGGCTGCTGCTCACGGCCGCGCAGCGCAGCGGGCACGGGGACGCCTTCCTGGCGCCCGGCCTGAAGTACGGCGGCGACTGGACCGCCCGCCTCGACTTCATCAGCCTGGGCCTCGCACTGGTGCTGGGCACGGCCGGGCTGCCGCACATCCTCTCCCGCTTCTACACGGTGCCGACCGCGCGCGCCGCCCGCCGGTCCGCGGTGTGGTCCATCGGTCTGATCGGCTGCTTCTATCTGATGACCGTCCTCCTCGGGTTCGGGGCCGCGGCGGTCGTGGGGCCGGGGGCGCTGCGCCGTTCCAACGCGGCCGGGAACACCGCGGTGCCCCTGCTCGCCCTCGATCTGGGCGGCGGCGCGGGCTCCACGGGAGGAACGGTTCTGTTCGCGGTGGTCGCCGCCGTCGCCTTCGCCACCATCCTCGCGGTGGTCGCCGGTCTCACGCTCGCCTCCTCCGCCTCCGTGGCCCACGACCTGTACGCGTCGCTGCGGCGCCCGCGCGGCGGGGCCCGCGGCGAGGTGGCGGTGGCGCGGTTGGCCGCCGTGGGCATCGGCGCGGTGGCGATCGCGCTCGGCCTGCTCGCCCGGGACCTCAACGTCGCCTACCTGGTCGGACTCGCCTTCGCGGTCGCCGCGTCGGCGAATCTGCCGGTGCTGATGTACTCGCTGTTCTGGCGCGGCTTCACCACCCGAGGCGCGGTGTGGGCCGTGTACGGCGGACTGGTACCGGCGCTCGGACTGGTGCTGCTGTCCCCGATAATGTCCGGCTGCCCCGGTTCGCTGTTCCCGGGCGTGGACTTCCAGTACTTCCCGTTGCAGAACCCGGGCATCGTCTCCATCCCGCTCGGCTTCCTCGCCGGCTGGCTGGGCACCGTCACCTCGGACGAGACCCCGGACGAGGCCAAGTACGCCGAGACGGAAGTGCGGTCCCTCACCGGCGCGGGGGCCGTCTAA
- a CDS encoding response regulator, producing MIDVLVVDDDFRVAEINAKYVGKVPGFRVAARAHSAAQALAAVERGAIDLVLLDHYLPDRTGLELVHRMREQGQGTDVIMITAAGDVATVQQAMRLGALHYLVKPFTFAALRARLDSYAALRRTVDRVGGRGVTGQEQVDRIFGALRTAPVPSVPGHTAPTADLICDVLYGADHPLSAHEVAARTGLSRSTAQRYLRHLEQAGRLRLSLKYGDTGRPEHRYAWVAP from the coding sequence ATGATTGACGTCCTGGTGGTCGACGACGACTTCCGCGTCGCTGAGATAAACGCGAAGTACGTGGGAAAGGTTCCCGGGTTCCGGGTGGCCGCCCGCGCGCACAGTGCCGCCCAGGCGCTGGCCGCCGTCGAACGCGGTGCCATCGACCTGGTGCTGCTCGACCACTATCTGCCGGACCGCACCGGCCTGGAACTCGTCCACCGCATGCGGGAGCAGGGCCAGGGCACGGACGTCATCATGATCACGGCGGCCGGGGACGTCGCCACCGTGCAGCAGGCGATGCGCCTGGGCGCCCTGCACTATCTGGTCAAACCGTTCACCTTCGCCGCGCTGCGCGCCCGGCTGGACTCGTACGCCGCGCTGCGCCGCACGGTCGACCGGGTGGGCGGCCGGGGCGTGACCGGCCAGGAACAGGTGGACCGGATCTTCGGCGCGCTGCGCACGGCTCCCGTCCCCTCCGTGCCCGGCCACACCGCTCCCACCGCGGACCTGATATGCGACGTCCTGTACGGCGCCGACCACCCGCTGTCCGCCCACGAGGTCGCCGCCCGCACCGGCCTGAGCCGCTCCACCGCCCAGCGCTACCTCCGCCACCTGGAACAGGCCGGCCGGCTGCGCCTCTCCCTGAAGTACGGCGACACCGGCCGCCCGGAGCACCGGTACGCGTGGGTGGCGCCGTGA
- a CDS encoding ABC transporter ATP-binding protein, with the protein MSAHTSPAIELRGASKTFRTPSGGLHTAVRGLDLTVGRGEFVAVVGPTGCGKSTTLTLVSGLEEPTEGEVLVAGEPVDGVGGKVGFVFQQDATFPWRTVLSNVMAGPRFRGVPKAEAREKAREWLGRVGLAAFEDRYPHQLSGGQRKRVALAATFVNDPEILLMDEPFSALDVQTRALMSDELLELWEGTGASVVFVTHDLEESIALADKVVVMTAGPATVKQVFEIDLPRPRKVESVRLEPRFIEIYREIWESLGEEVRITRERGAAHVA; encoded by the coding sequence ATGAGCGCACACACCAGCCCCGCCATCGAGCTGCGGGGCGCGAGCAAGACCTTCAGGACCCCGTCCGGGGGACTGCACACGGCCGTGCGCGGCCTGGATCTCACCGTGGGACGCGGTGAGTTCGTGGCCGTCGTGGGGCCGACGGGCTGCGGCAAGTCCACCACGCTGACCCTGGTCAGCGGGCTCGAGGAGCCCACCGAGGGCGAGGTGCTGGTGGCCGGGGAGCCGGTCGACGGCGTCGGCGGCAAGGTCGGCTTCGTCTTCCAGCAGGACGCCACCTTCCCCTGGCGCACGGTCCTGTCCAACGTGATGGCCGGGCCGCGCTTCCGGGGCGTCCCCAAGGCGGAGGCCCGGGAGAAGGCCCGCGAATGGCTCGGCCGGGTCGGGCTCGCGGCCTTCGAGGACCGCTATCCGCACCAGCTCTCCGGCGGTCAGCGCAAGCGTGTCGCCCTCGCCGCCACCTTCGTCAACGACCCCGAGATCCTGCTGATGGACGAGCCCTTCTCGGCGCTCGACGTGCAGACCCGGGCGCTGATGTCGGACGAGCTGCTGGAGCTGTGGGAGGGCACGGGCGCCTCCGTCGTCTTCGTCACCCACGACCTGGAGGAGTCCATCGCGCTGGCCGACAAGGTCGTCGTGATGACCGCGGGGCCCGCGACGGTGAAGCAGGTCTTCGAGATCGACCTGCCCCGGCCGCGCAAGGTGGAGTCGGTCCGTCTGGAGCCGCGCTTCATCGAGATCTACCGGGAGATCTGGGAGTCCCTCGGCGAAGAGGTCCGCATCACCCGCGAGAGGGGTGCCGCGCATGTCGCCTGA
- a CDS encoding ABC transporter permease yields MSPEVLTTPVAEGAKISDRARSRAQAARRRRLLVNTARGVLLVAVLGLWEALSRAKVIDPFNFSMPSKIWDQISTWVMHGTALGSLGEQIWYTLYEALLGWVIGVVAGVLLGIALGRIGLLAEVLGPYIKVLNSIPRIVLAPIFLIWFGLGPSSKVASAVVLVFFPVFFNAFQGAREVDRNLVSNARILGATDRRVTLQVVIPSATSWIFTSLHVSFGFALIGAIVGEYIGATKGIGLLVAQSQNTFNAAGVYAAMVILAVVALAAEGLLTFAERRIFRWKPAGSDG; encoded by the coding sequence ATGTCGCCTGAGGTCCTCACCACTCCGGTCGCCGAGGGCGCCAAGATCTCCGACCGCGCCCGCAGCCGGGCCCAGGCCGCCCGCCGCCGCAGGCTCCTCGTCAACACCGCGCGGGGCGTCCTCCTGGTCGCGGTCCTCGGGCTGTGGGAGGCGCTGTCCCGGGCGAAGGTCATCGATCCGTTCAACTTCTCGATGCCCTCCAAGATCTGGGACCAGATCTCCACCTGGGTCATGCACGGCACCGCGCTCGGCTCTCTGGGCGAGCAGATCTGGTACACGCTCTACGAGGCCCTGCTCGGCTGGGTGATCGGTGTGGTCGCCGGTGTGCTGCTCGGCATCGCGCTCGGGCGGATCGGCTTGCTGGCCGAGGTTCTTGGTCCATACATCAAGGTGCTCAACTCGATACCGCGGATCGTGCTCGCGCCCATCTTCCTGATCTGGTTCGGGCTCGGCCCCTCCTCCAAGGTCGCCTCGGCCGTGGTGCTGGTGTTCTTCCCGGTGTTCTTCAACGCCTTCCAGGGGGCCCGCGAGGTGGACCGCAACCTGGTGTCCAACGCGCGCATCCTGGGCGCGACCGACCGCAGGGTGACCCTCCAGGTGGTCATCCCGTCGGCCACCTCCTGGATCTTCACCAGCCTCCACGTCAGCTTCGGTTTCGCGCTGATCGGCGCCATCGTCGGCGAGTACATCGGTGCGACCAAGGGCATCGGCCTGCTCGTCGCGCAGTCGCAGAACACCTTCAACGCGGCCGGTGTGTACGCCGCGATGGTCATCCTCGCCGTGGTCGCACTCGCGGCCGAGGGCCTGCTGACCTTCGCCGAGCGCCGGATCTTCCGCTGGAAGCCCGCAGGTTCCGACGGCTGA
- a CDS encoding ABC transporter substrate-binding protein, which yields MRKTARHACLAAAGLLALTSLTACANDAAGSSADAGSGGGGKGETVKIMVGGLDKVIYMPAMLTQRLGYFQDEGLNVQLMTEPAGVQAETALVAGQVQGAVGFYDHTLDLQTKGKSVESVVQFSRAPGEVEVVSDKAAGDLTSPKDFKGRKLGVTGLGSSTDFLTKYLAVKNGVQVSEFTPVAVGAGPTFIAALQKGSIDGGMTTDPTVATILDKKAGKILLDMRTPEGSQQALGGPYPSSSLYMQTDWVNGHKDTVQKLANAFVKTLKWMSTHSADEIAAKMPADYSQGDKALYTQSIKSTLPMFTDDGVMPQNGPETVEKVLKAFNPNIKNANVDLSKTYTTEFVKAVK from the coding sequence ATGCGCAAGACCGCCCGACACGCCTGCCTGGCCGCCGCCGGACTGCTCGCCCTCACCTCGCTCACCGCCTGCGCCAACGACGCGGCCGGCTCCTCGGCCGACGCCGGCAGCGGAGGCGGCGGCAAGGGCGAGACCGTCAAGATCATGGTCGGTGGCCTGGACAAGGTCATCTACATGCCCGCGATGCTCACCCAGCGCCTCGGCTACTTCCAGGACGAGGGCCTGAACGTCCAGCTCATGACCGAACCCGCTGGTGTCCAGGCCGAGACCGCGCTCGTCGCCGGGCAGGTGCAGGGCGCGGTCGGCTTCTACGACCACACCCTCGACCTCCAGACGAAGGGCAAGTCGGTGGAGTCCGTCGTGCAGTTCTCGCGCGCGCCGGGCGAGGTGGAGGTCGTCTCCGACAAGGCCGCGGGCGACCTCACCTCGCCCAAGGACTTCAAGGGCCGCAAGCTGGGCGTGACCGGGCTCGGTTCCTCGACCGACTTCCTCACCAAGTACCTGGCGGTCAAGAACGGCGTGCAGGTCAGCGAGTTCACCCCGGTCGCCGTGGGCGCGGGCCCGACGTTCATAGCCGCCTTGCAGAAGGGCTCGATCGACGGCGGCATGACCACCGACCCGACGGTCGCGACGATCCTGGACAAGAAGGCGGGCAAGATCCTGCTCGACATGCGCACCCCGGAGGGGTCGCAGCAGGCGCTCGGCGGGCCGTACCCGTCGTCGAGTCTGTACATGCAGACGGACTGGGTGAACGGACACAAGGACACCGTCCAGAAGTTGGCCAACGCATTCGTCAAGACGCTCAAGTGGATGTCCACCCACAGCGCCGACGAGATCGCCGCCAAGATGCCCGCCGACTACTCCCAGGGCGACAAGGCGCTCTACACCCAGTCCATCAAGAGCACCCTGCCGATGTTCACCGACGACGGCGTGATGCCGCAGAACGGGCCGGAGACCGTGGAGAAGGTGCTCAAGGCGTTCAACCCCAACATCAAGAACGCCAACGTCGACCTGAGCAAGACGTACACCACGGAGTTCGTCAAGGCGGTCAAGTAG
- a CDS encoding sucrase ferredoxin, which produces MSWCATVSRSLDEPLSATAATATTWLLLEQPGPWGAKALTSSHLDPAVGRALEAAAEGTGVRVALIRRPGRHADPGTCEIRRVYAAHTLPGRVWLHGAVTRDPRRLLDLDLPALGAGDHRSFAAVLGGRPHTGAPLALVCTNGKRDRCCALQGRPLAAELAAAGESGVWEVTHLGGHRFAPTVLVLPYGYVYGRAGTATVKAALDGVREGRVAVEGCRGCSAFERPGQAAELAVRSVAGEHRAGVLGVVRTDGAAPRWEVTVVHSDGRRWRVTVARGASLPPRPESCGAAVLGTPARMNVVAVRELRPTALAS; this is translated from the coding sequence GTGAGTTGGTGCGCGACCGTCTCCCGAAGCCTCGACGAGCCCCTTTCGGCAACGGCGGCCACGGCGACGACATGGCTGCTGCTGGAACAGCCCGGCCCGTGGGGTGCCAAGGCGCTCACTTCCAGCCATCTGGACCCGGCCGTGGGCCGGGCCCTCGAGGCGGCGGCGGAGGGCACGGGCGTGCGCGTCGCCCTCATCCGGCGTCCCGGCCGCCACGCCGATCCCGGCACCTGCGAGATCCGGCGGGTGTACGCCGCCCACACCTTGCCGGGACGGGTGTGGCTGCACGGCGCCGTCACCCGAGATCCGCGCCGGCTGCTCGACCTGGACCTGCCCGCCCTCGGAGCGGGCGACCACCGTTCCTTCGCCGCGGTGCTCGGCGGGCGTCCGCACACCGGCGCCCCGCTCGCGCTCGTGTGCACCAACGGCAAGCGCGACCGCTGCTGCGCCCTCCAGGGCCGTCCGCTCGCCGCCGAGCTGGCCGCCGCCGGGGAAAGCGGGGTCTGGGAGGTCACCCATCTGGGTGGACATCGCTTCGCGCCGACGGTGCTCGTGCTGCCGTACGGCTACGTCTACGGGCGCGCCGGGACCGCCACCGTCAAGGCGGCCCTGGACGGGGTCCGGGAGGGCCGGGTGGCGGTCGAGGGCTGCCGTGGCTGCTCCGCCTTCGAACGGCCGGGGCAGGCCGCCGAACTGGCGGTGCGTTCGGTGGCGGGCGAGCACCGGGCGGGCGTGCTGGGCGTCGTACGCACGGATGGCGCGGCGCCGCGCTGGGAGGTCACCGTCGTCCACTCCGACGGGCGCCGCTGGCGGGTCACCGTGGCGCGCGGGGCGTCGTTGCCGCCGCGCCCGGAGAGCTGCGGCGCCGCGGTGCTCGGCACTCCGGCCCGGATGAACGTGGTGGCGGTGCGCGAACTGCGGCCGACGGCGCTGGCGAGCTGA
- a CDS encoding citrate synthase yields MRDHEPVPNRPGRRLTTKETAELLGVKPETVYAYVSRGLLSSRREPGGRASTFEAREVEELARRNRRESAGVPGSGGDLSVRTRITLIEADRYYYRGVDATELAARHSYEEVAEWLWTGRLAPGAAFTAPEETLRVARRAVKALPEHTSPTDRLRVAAIAASAEDPLRFDLSGDAVLNTARVLIPTMVAALPPALRDPGDDVPLAHRLWARLTGLPADEDALRVLDAALALLADHDLAASTLAVRVAASARAHAYAAVSAGLGVLEGPLHGAGSGLAHRMLLDVLELGTAAPVIADELRAGRRIPGLGHRLYTGEDPRARVLFGLLERLPRAESALLAARDIVATTARHTPLHANVDLALAVFTASFGMPATAGETIFAVARTAGWIAHALEEYDERPLRMRPVGHYVGPRPPQPLPEPR; encoded by the coding sequence ATGCGCGATCACGAACCCGTCCCCAACCGCCCCGGGCGAAGGCTGACCACCAAGGAGACCGCCGAACTGCTCGGCGTGAAGCCCGAGACGGTCTACGCGTATGTGAGCCGCGGCCTGCTGAGCAGCAGGCGCGAGCCCGGCGGCCGCGCCAGCACCTTCGAGGCGCGCGAGGTGGAGGAACTGGCCCGGCGCAACCGCCGCGAGAGCGCCGGGGTCCCCGGCTCGGGCGGTGACCTCTCGGTACGCACCCGGATCACGCTGATCGAGGCGGACCGGTACTACTACCGGGGCGTCGACGCCACCGAGCTGGCCGCCCGCCACTCCTACGAGGAGGTCGCGGAGTGGCTGTGGACCGGCCGGCTCGCCCCCGGTGCGGCCTTCACCGCGCCGGAGGAGACCCTGCGGGTCGCCCGCCGGGCCGTCAAGGCACTGCCCGAGCACACCTCCCCCACCGACCGGCTGCGGGTCGCGGCGATCGCCGCGTCGGCCGAGGACCCGCTGCGCTTCGACCTGTCCGGGGACGCCGTGCTGAACACGGCGCGCGTGCTCATCCCCACCATGGTGGCCGCGCTGCCGCCGGCCCTGCGCGATCCCGGGGACGACGTACCGCTCGCCCACCGCCTGTGGGCGCGGCTGACCGGCCTCCCGGCCGACGAGGACGCCCTGCGCGTGCTGGACGCCGCGCTCGCCCTGCTCGCCGACCACGACCTGGCCGCCTCCACGCTGGCCGTCCGGGTGGCCGCCTCGGCCCGGGCGCACGCGTACGCGGCCGTCTCCGCCGGGCTCGGCGTCCTGGAGGGCCCGCTGCACGGCGCCGGCAGCGGCCTCGCCCACCGGATGCTGCTGGACGTGCTCGAACTGGGCACCGCCGCCCCGGTGATCGCCGACGAACTGCGCGCCGGCCGCCGCATCCCCGGCCTCGGCCACCGTCTGTACACCGGCGAGGACCCCCGCGCCCGGGTCCTGTTCGGCCTGCTGGAACGGCTCCCCCGCGCGGAGTCGGCGCTGCTCGCGGCCCGCGACATCGTCGCCACGACCGCCCGGCACACCCCGCTGCACGCCAATGTCGACCTGGCGCTCGCGGTGTTCACCGCCTCCTTCGGGATGCCGGCCACCGCCGGCGAGACGATCTTCGCCGTGGCCCGCACGGCGGGCTGGATCGCGCACGCCCTGGAGGAGTACGACGAGCGCCCGCTGCGCATGCGCCCCGTGGGCCACTACGTCGGCCCGCGCCCGCCCCAGCCCTTGCCGGAACCGCGGTAG
- a CDS encoding citrate synthase/methylcitrate synthase translates to MAINRTATPLVDVPRGLAGVVVTETEIGDVRGREGFYHYRQYSAVDLARTRRFEDVWHLLVHGALPGAERAAAFAAETAALRRLPGEVRAALPAIAAASRRSGPLAGLRTALSLLGAARGFRPLYDLDAERRRADTLAACAAVPTLLTALYRLGRGLDPVEPRDDLSYAANYLYMLTGSEPDARRARAVEQYLISTIDHGFNASTFTARVIASTGADVAACLTGAVGALSGPLHGGAPSRALDTLDAIGTPERIDPWIRERVLAGDRIMGFGHAVYRTEDPRSRMLREIALGFGGPRVDFAVEVERRVEAILAELKPGRELHTNVEFYAGVVMELCGLPREMFTPTFAASRVVGWSANLLEQAADPKIIRPAARYVGPDAPATLPAV, encoded by the coding sequence ATGGCCATCAACAGGACCGCAACGCCGCTCGTGGACGTGCCGCGGGGCCTCGCCGGCGTCGTCGTCACCGAGACGGAGATCGGTGACGTCCGAGGGCGGGAGGGTTTCTACCACTACCGGCAGTACTCGGCCGTCGACCTCGCGCGCACCCGGCGCTTCGAGGACGTCTGGCACCTCCTCGTGCACGGGGCGCTGCCCGGCGCCGAACGCGCCGCCGCCTTCGCCGCCGAGACCGCGGCGCTGCGCCGGCTGCCCGGGGAGGTCCGGGCCGCCCTGCCCGCGATCGCCGCGGCGAGCCGCCGCTCCGGACCGCTGGCCGGCCTGCGCACGGCACTGTCGCTCCTGGGTGCGGCCCGCGGCTTCCGGCCGCTGTACGACCTGGACGCCGAGCGGCGCCGCGCCGACACGCTGGCCGCCTGCGCCGCCGTGCCCACCCTGCTCACCGCCCTGTACCGGCTGGGGCGGGGGCTCGACCCGGTGGAGCCGCGCGACGACCTGTCGTACGCGGCCAACTACCTCTACATGCTGACCGGTTCGGAACCCGATGCGCGCCGGGCCCGTGCCGTCGAGCAATACTTGATCTCCACCATTGACCATGGTTTCAATGCGTCAACGTTCACCGCCCGGGTCATCGCCTCCACCGGCGCCGACGTCGCGGCCTGTCTCACCGGGGCCGTGGGCGCGCTGTCCGGCCCGCTGCACGGAGGCGCGCCCAGCCGGGCCCTGGACACCCTGGACGCGATCGGCACCCCGGAGCGCATCGACCCCTGGATCCGGGAACGGGTGCTGGCCGGCGACCGGATCATGGGCTTCGGACACGCGGTCTACCGCACCGAGGACCCCCGCTCGCGGATGCTCCGGGAGATCGCCCTCGGCTTCGGCGGCCCGCGGGTGGACTTCGCGGTCGAGGTCGAACGCCGGGTCGAGGCCATCCTCGCCGAGCTGAAGCCGGGCCGAGAACTCCACACCAACGTCGAGTTCTACGCCGGTGTGGTCATGGAACTGTGCGGCCTGCCCCGCGAGATGTTCACCCCCACCTTCGCGGCCTCACGGGTCGTCGGCTGGAGCGCCAACCTCCTCGAACAGGCGGCCGACCCGAAGATCATCCGCCCCGCGGCCCGCTACGTCGGCCCCGATGCCCCCGCCACTCTTCCCGCCGTCTAG
- a CDS encoding CobW family GTP-binding protein, with the protein MGNSLAHSADGSGRPRQIPVVVLAGFLGSGKTTLLNHLLHHSAGSRIGAIVNDFGAIEIDALAVAGALGDSTVSLGNGCLCCAVDAGELDVYLDRLAAPGTGIDVIVIEASGLAEPQELVRMVLASEHPGIVYGGLVEVVDAAEFDDTRDKHPEIDRHLALADLVVVNKLDRAADPERVLSLVRSLTDRAAVAPATYGRVDPEFLFDCRPSEERIGQLSFDDLHDRGAHEHTGHLHTGYDSLSFTAGAPMDPRRLMRFLDSRPEGLYRIKGHVDFGPCDPRNRYAVHAVGRFLRFYPEPWPPAEDRRTQLVLIGSGIDTETLGKELRGCESDAPHADEHGMWGVLRYVQGSEEEPDAETYDG; encoded by the coding sequence TTGGGGAACAGCTTGGCGCACAGTGCGGACGGCAGCGGCCGTCCTCGGCAGATCCCGGTCGTCGTACTGGCCGGCTTCCTCGGCTCGGGGAAGACCACGCTCCTCAACCACCTGCTGCACCACAGCGCGGGCAGCAGGATCGGGGCGATCGTCAACGACTTCGGCGCCATCGAGATCGACGCCCTGGCCGTCGCCGGCGCCCTCGGCGACTCCACCGTCTCCCTCGGCAACGGCTGCCTGTGCTGTGCCGTGGACGCCGGTGAACTCGACGTCTACCTGGACCGGCTCGCCGCGCCCGGCACCGGTATCGACGTGATCGTCATCGAGGCCAGCGGACTCGCCGAGCCCCAGGAACTGGTGCGCATGGTGCTCGCCAGCGAGCACCCCGGCATCGTCTACGGCGGCCTGGTCGAGGTCGTGGACGCGGCCGAGTTCGACGACACACGCGACAAGCACCCCGAGATCGACCGGCACCTCGCCCTCGCCGACCTGGTCGTCGTCAACAAGCTCGACCGGGCCGCCGACCCCGAACGGGTGCTCTCCCTGGTGCGCTCCCTGACCGACCGGGCGGCCGTCGCCCCGGCCACCTACGGCCGGGTCGACCCCGAGTTCCTCTTCGACTGCCGGCCGAGCGAGGAGCGCATCGGCCAGCTGTCCTTCGACGATCTGCACGACCGCGGCGCGCACGAGCACACCGGGCACCTGCACACCGGCTACGACAGCCTGTCCTTCACCGCCGGCGCCCCCATGGACCCGCGCCGCCTGATGCGCTTCCTGGACAGCAGGCCCGAGGGGCTGTACCGGATCAAGGGCCATGTCGACTTCGGCCCGTGCGACCCCCGCAACCGCTACGCCGTGCACGCCGTCGGCCGGTTCCTGCGCTTCTACCCCGAGCCCTGGCCGCCCGCCGAGGACCGCCGCACCCAACTGGTGCTGATCGGCTCCGGCATCGACACTGAGACGCTCGGCAAGGAACTACGGGGCTGCGAGAGCGACGCCCCACACGCCGACGAGCACGGCATGTGGGGCGTCCTGCGCTACGTCCAGGGCTCCGAGGAAGAGCCGGACGCCGAGACCTACGACGGTTAG